One window from the genome of Danaus plexippus chromosome 3 unlocalized genomic scaffold, MEX_DaPlex mxdp_30, whole genome shotgun sequence encodes:
- the LOC116770419 gene encoding RE1-silencing transcription factor-like isoform X2 yields MEKRKESLRAAKVCRFCLSQDQSLDNLYDRNRAPKNAINLHLKILSCVAIEVFPSDKMPAYICHRCKTFMTLFYDFKQIVRRADESILQFLQNGTPMETILWPSSLAKIIPSPNEINVKTIVEDGTTIQVSSQDISDSDEEDGNVYNVKIGDGPDDSNTTCIKVVTSKEEVKEDSVQSGFVSLSKLTKHVRSHAGDRPYPCKFCDKSFTKSHHYTRHLRVKHRSRHTEQYRCEQCDDTFTSQDDLIYHSAIHATQNLICPLCQEKFDNVDDVTTHIKSHVSGVEFECDFCELVFTSKEKLDNHLITAHEDELQHVELDEMEELEESSIEEIEEDNGMNLKDEGDHMVIEINKEDYMINKTSESDVKVVNAQSEDSESENTYTELATVDTLAVLKKNDAAKTVAEKSEPKAGEQKPVVKKFDKPEQTPSVILQKSDEIKRKAEKPPQEAVPEKKDKKTEINSGGASDKSLRLLEKELQDLKRTNTKSEVQKASPKNVEMLRTKRPQLQTSTPKSYGSRSAEEKKFTLVNKTPNVDKKPERRITKENKEPKDVKETKNNNGNKDDKESPKSVIKNGSNNDKNASDDGIRRSTRPSKIKDYAKMVRDKSQTSSDLDESSDEDEEYRESDRSIESRTKIRRINPVKTKPADVSPIPATAPRKRGRPRKESKTTKDVPTKVRKDDGEAADTEKVEEPSAKIKSAVKDEKKVVDTEPNETTQNTPKTPPEQKPAAGDLLVSPSGQTLKKVPIKALPPGIKPLPLPVNARPVASGELCEMQIGKKVVKVQKIVMTKAEVEAMAKKGLVEMKDGTMVLKQGIKLPSMENSSAKTSIADSDAAKESLVKKEKAVPTRCDLGDDS; encoded by the exons atgGAAAAGAGAAAAGAATCGTTAAGAGCTGCAAAAGTGTGCCGATTTTGCCTATCACAAGATCAATCATTGGACAATTTGTATGACAGAAATAGAGCGCCAAAGAATGCTATTAACTtacatcttaaaatattatcatgtgTTGCAATCGAg GTATTTCCCTCAGACAAAATGCCTGCTTACATTTGCCATCGTTGCAAAACTTTTATGACCTTGTTCTATGACTTCAAACAAATAGTACGGAGAGCTGATGAATCAATCTTGCAATTTTTACAAAACGGTACACCTATGGAGACAATTTTATGGCCCTCTTCCTTGGCTAAA ATCATACCAAGtcctaatgaaataaatgttaaaaccaTAGTAGAAGATGGTACAACTATCCAAGTTTCATCCCAAGATATCTCTGATAGCGATGAAGAGGACGGGAATGTGTATAATGTTAAG atagGGGATGGACCGGATGATTCGAATACAACTTGCATTAAAGTTGTCACAAGCAAGGAAGAAGTGAAAGAGGATTCCGTACAAAGTG GTTTCGTGTCGCTGTCCAAGCTGACCAAGCACGTGCGCTCCCACGCCGGCGACCGACCCTACCCCTGCAAGTTCTGCGATAAAAGCTTTACTAAATCCCATCACTACACCAG aCATCTCCGTGTGAAGCATCGTTCCCGTCACACCGAACAGTACCGCTGCGAGCAGTGTGACGACACCTTTACGAGTCAAGACGACCTCATCTATCACTCGGCGATCCACGCCACACAGAATCTCATCTGCCCGCTCTGTCAGGAGAAATTTGACAACGTCGATGACGTCACCACCCATATCAAGTCGCACGTCAGCG GCGTGGAGTTCGAGTGTGACTTCTGTGAGCTGGTGTTCACATCCAAGGAGAAACTTGACAATCACTTGATAACTGCCCACGAGGATGAACTGCAGCAT GTGGAATTGGATGAAATGGAAGAATTGGAAGAATCGTCTATAGAAGAAATAGAAGAGGATAACGGAATGAACT tGAAAGACGAAGGCGATCATATGGTTATTGAAATCAACAAAGAAGATTACAtg ataaacAAAACCTCGGAATCCGACGTAAAGGTTGTTAACGCACAATCTGAAG ATAGCGAATCAGAGAACACGTACACGGAGCTAGCTACGGTGGATACATTGGCTGTCCTGAAGAAAAATGATGCGGCTAAAACAGTTGCCGAAAAGTCTGAACCGAAGGCTGGCGAACAAAAACCAGTCGTCAAGAAATTCGACAAACCTGAG CAAACACCGTCTGTAATATTGCAAAAAtctgatgaaataaaaagaaaagccGAGAAACCGCCTCAAGAAGCAG TTCCAGAGAAAAAGGACaagaaaacagaaataaacagTGGCGGCGCGAGTGATAAGTCATTGCGTTTATTGGAGAAGGAACTACAGGATCTTAAAAGG ACAAATACTAAATCAGAAGTACAAAAAGCATCTCCAAAGAATGTGGAGATGTTGAGGACTAAACGACCGCAACTACAGACATCCACACCCAAAAG ttatGGTTCTAGATCGGCCGAGGAAAAGAAATTCACTCTAGTGAACAAAACTCCGAATGTCGACAAGAAACCGGAACGCAGGATAACCAAAGAAAACAAAGAGCCGAAAGATGTGAAGGAAACAAAGAACAATAATGGAAATAAAGATGACAAGGAATCACCaaag AGCGTCATAAAGAATGGTTCTAATAATGACAAAAACGCCTCCGACGATGGAATCCGGCGGTCAACACGACCCTCTAAGATAAAGGATTACGCGAAAATGGTGCGAGACAAGTCACAGACATCCTCCGACCTGGATGAGAGTAGTGACGAAGACGAGGAGTATAGAGAGAGTGACAGGAGTATTGAA aGCCGTACTAAGATACGAAGAATTAATCCTGTCAAAACAAAGCCTGCAGATGTATCCCCTATACCAGCAACAGCCCCTCGAAAGAGAGGACGGCCAAGGAAGGAATCTAAGACAACCAAAGATGT tcCTACTAAAGTGAGAAAGGATGACGGTGAAGCAGCTGATACTGAAAAAGTAGAAGAACCGTCAGCAAAAATCAAAAGTGCAGTTAAAGATGAGAAAAAAGTCGTGGACACTGAGCCGAACGAAACTACACAA AATACACCAAAAACACCTCCCGAACAAAAACCTGCTGCTGGAGATTTACTTGTATCTCCATCTGGACAAACACTGAAAAAG GTCCCAATCAAAGCATTACCTCCAGGAATAAAACCTCTACCTCTACCAGTGAACGCTAGGC CTGTAGCGTCCGGAGAACTTTGTGAAATGCAAATTGGCAAGAAAGTTGTGAAAGTACAAAAAATCGTAATGACGAAAGCGGAAGTAGAAGCTATGGCTAAAAAAGGACTCGTTGAAATGAAG GACGGTACTATGGTATTAAAACAAGGAATAAAACTGCCCAGCATGGAAAATTCTAGTGCTAAAACATCCATAGCGGACAGTG ACGCAGCAAAGGAATCTCTggtgaaaaaagaaaaagcgGTGCCTACTCGCTGCGACCTGGGTGATGATTCTTAA
- the LOC116770419 gene encoding zinc finger protein 629-like isoform X1 encodes MEKRKESLRAAKVCRFCLSQDQSLDNLYDRNRAPKNAINLHLKILSCVAIEVFPSDKMPAYICHRCKTFMTLFYDFKQIVRRADESILQFLQNGTPMETILWPSSLAKIIPSPNEINVKTIVEDGTTIQVSSQDISDSDEEDGNVYNVKIGDGPDDSNTTCIKVVTSKEEVKEDSVQSDREVCWPCDECDCTYPLQQLLALHKRQKHRPRTVVCDKCDAKFFSKYDLSTHLLRHTDETPFQCVACDKKFKRLILLKRHEKIIHADLPQQVCPNCPATFLSIEELEAHKKRHIHIERPYSCNECDKKFHEKATLQRHIQVVHNREPTYCCGYCPERFVSLSKLTKHVRSHAGDRPYPCKFCDKSFTKSHHYTRHLRVKHRSRHTEQYRCEQCDDTFTSQDDLIYHSAIHATQNLICPLCQEKFDNVDDVTTHIKSHVSGVEFECDFCELVFTSKEKLDNHLITAHEDELQHVELDEMEELEESSIEEIEEDNGMNLKDEGDHMVIEINKEDYMINKTSESDVKVVNAQSEDSESENTYTELATVDTLAVLKKNDAAKTVAEKSEPKAGEQKPVVKKFDKPEQTPSVILQKSDEIKRKAEKPPQEAVPEKKDKKTEINSGGASDKSLRLLEKELQDLKRTNTKSEVQKASPKNVEMLRTKRPQLQTSTPKSYGSRSAEEKKFTLVNKTPNVDKKPERRITKENKEPKDVKETKNNNGNKDDKESPKSVIKNGSNNDKNASDDGIRRSTRPSKIKDYAKMVRDKSQTSSDLDESSDEDEEYRESDRSIESRTKIRRINPVKTKPADVSPIPATAPRKRGRPRKESKTTKDVPTKVRKDDGEAADTEKVEEPSAKIKSAVKDEKKVVDTEPNETTQNTPKTPPEQKPAAGDLLVSPSGQTLKKVPIKALPPGIKPLPLPVNARPVASGELCEMQIGKKVVKVQKIVMTKAEVEAMAKKGLVEMKDGTMVLKQGIKLPSMENSSAKTSIADSDAAKESLVKKEKAVPTRCDLGDDS; translated from the exons atgGAAAAGAGAAAAGAATCGTTAAGAGCTGCAAAAGTGTGCCGATTTTGCCTATCACAAGATCAATCATTGGACAATTTGTATGACAGAAATAGAGCGCCAAAGAATGCTATTAACTtacatcttaaaatattatcatgtgTTGCAATCGAg GTATTTCCCTCAGACAAAATGCCTGCTTACATTTGCCATCGTTGCAAAACTTTTATGACCTTGTTCTATGACTTCAAACAAATAGTACGGAGAGCTGATGAATCAATCTTGCAATTTTTACAAAACGGTACACCTATGGAGACAATTTTATGGCCCTCTTCCTTGGCTAAA ATCATACCAAGtcctaatgaaataaatgttaaaaccaTAGTAGAAGATGGTACAACTATCCAAGTTTCATCCCAAGATATCTCTGATAGCGATGAAGAGGACGGGAATGTGTATAATGTTAAG atagGGGATGGACCGGATGATTCGAATACAACTTGCATTAAAGTTGTCACAAGCAAGGAAGAAGTGAAAGAGGATTCCGTACAAAGTG ACCGCGAGGTGTGCTGGCCGTGTGACGAGTGCGACTGCACCTACCCTCTCCAACAACTCCTGGCTTTACACAAGCGACAGAAACACAGGCCACGTACAGTTGTATGTGATAAATGTGACGC GAAATTCTTCTCAAAGTATGATCTTTCTACTCATCTCCTCCGACACACCGACGAGACGCCGTTCCAATGCGTGGCGTGTGATAAGAAGTTCAAACGGCTGATCTTACTCAAACGGCATGAAAAG ATAATTCACGCAGATTTGCCCCAGCAAGTCTGTCCAAACTGTCCAGCGACGTTTCTGTCCATCGAAGAGTTGGAAGCGCATAAAAAAAGGCACATCCACATAGAGAGACCGTATTCTTGTAACGAATGCGACAAAAA GTTTCACGAAAAGGCGACGCTCCAGCGACACATACAAGTGGTTCACAACAGGGAGCCCACTTACTGTTGTGGGTATTGTCCAGAGC GTTTCGTGTCGCTGTCCAAGCTGACCAAGCACGTGCGCTCCCACGCCGGCGACCGACCCTACCCCTGCAAGTTCTGCGATAAAAGCTTTACTAAATCCCATCACTACACCAG aCATCTCCGTGTGAAGCATCGTTCCCGTCACACCGAACAGTACCGCTGCGAGCAGTGTGACGACACCTTTACGAGTCAAGACGACCTCATCTATCACTCGGCGATCCACGCCACACAGAATCTCATCTGCCCGCTCTGTCAGGAGAAATTTGACAACGTCGATGACGTCACCACCCATATCAAGTCGCACGTCAGCG GCGTGGAGTTCGAGTGTGACTTCTGTGAGCTGGTGTTCACATCCAAGGAGAAACTTGACAATCACTTGATAACTGCCCACGAGGATGAACTGCAGCAT GTGGAATTGGATGAAATGGAAGAATTGGAAGAATCGTCTATAGAAGAAATAGAAGAGGATAACGGAATGAACT tGAAAGACGAAGGCGATCATATGGTTATTGAAATCAACAAAGAAGATTACAtg ataaacAAAACCTCGGAATCCGACGTAAAGGTTGTTAACGCACAATCTGAAG ATAGCGAATCAGAGAACACGTACACGGAGCTAGCTACGGTGGATACATTGGCTGTCCTGAAGAAAAATGATGCGGCTAAAACAGTTGCCGAAAAGTCTGAACCGAAGGCTGGCGAACAAAAACCAGTCGTCAAGAAATTCGACAAACCTGAG CAAACACCGTCTGTAATATTGCAAAAAtctgatgaaataaaaagaaaagccGAGAAACCGCCTCAAGAAGCAG TTCCAGAGAAAAAGGACaagaaaacagaaataaacagTGGCGGCGCGAGTGATAAGTCATTGCGTTTATTGGAGAAGGAACTACAGGATCTTAAAAGG ACAAATACTAAATCAGAAGTACAAAAAGCATCTCCAAAGAATGTGGAGATGTTGAGGACTAAACGACCGCAACTACAGACATCCACACCCAAAAG ttatGGTTCTAGATCGGCCGAGGAAAAGAAATTCACTCTAGTGAACAAAACTCCGAATGTCGACAAGAAACCGGAACGCAGGATAACCAAAGAAAACAAAGAGCCGAAAGATGTGAAGGAAACAAAGAACAATAATGGAAATAAAGATGACAAGGAATCACCaaag AGCGTCATAAAGAATGGTTCTAATAATGACAAAAACGCCTCCGACGATGGAATCCGGCGGTCAACACGACCCTCTAAGATAAAGGATTACGCGAAAATGGTGCGAGACAAGTCACAGACATCCTCCGACCTGGATGAGAGTAGTGACGAAGACGAGGAGTATAGAGAGAGTGACAGGAGTATTGAA aGCCGTACTAAGATACGAAGAATTAATCCTGTCAAAACAAAGCCTGCAGATGTATCCCCTATACCAGCAACAGCCCCTCGAAAGAGAGGACGGCCAAGGAAGGAATCTAAGACAACCAAAGATGT tcCTACTAAAGTGAGAAAGGATGACGGTGAAGCAGCTGATACTGAAAAAGTAGAAGAACCGTCAGCAAAAATCAAAAGTGCAGTTAAAGATGAGAAAAAAGTCGTGGACACTGAGCCGAACGAAACTACACAA AATACACCAAAAACACCTCCCGAACAAAAACCTGCTGCTGGAGATTTACTTGTATCTCCATCTGGACAAACACTGAAAAAG GTCCCAATCAAAGCATTACCTCCAGGAATAAAACCTCTACCTCTACCAGTGAACGCTAGGC CTGTAGCGTCCGGAGAACTTTGTGAAATGCAAATTGGCAAGAAAGTTGTGAAAGTACAAAAAATCGTAATGACGAAAGCGGAAGTAGAAGCTATGGCTAAAAAAGGACTCGTTGAAATGAAG GACGGTACTATGGTATTAAAACAAGGAATAAAACTGCCCAGCATGGAAAATTCTAGTGCTAAAACATCCATAGCGGACAGTG ACGCAGCAAAGGAATCTCTggtgaaaaaagaaaaagcgGTGCCTACTCGCTGCGACCTGGGTGATGATTCTTAA
- the LOC116770440 gene encoding multiple C2 and transmembrane domain-containing protein-like, producing the protein MDSIFRNSTNRHRNIRLWRTNSLRSLHKVNRNESLALVSAPPTRTKRNNKSWNTIVTIILVEAKSLPPHPDDGASHNVYCKFKLGSEKYKSKSVPSSQHPEWRERFQLHLYQDYVLNISLRDKGRMKNDMGSCDLDLSNYEKERSHEIWHELDHGYGAIHISLTMCDIKSSGNEESDNCFNRHGILTLPNDWNVVGLLHVNVICAKGLTSKPNAYCTLQIDNEKVETHRAGSSIEPRWNKCYIFKIYDVTSTLDFKIYDNSVTNVLNDSLGKVSIPLLRINSGMTRWYALKDKSKRNNARGNCPRVLLKMDMAWNPLKATLKLFQAKETQHLKKPEKFDFALIYSNMKFVSNLLVFTEDVNEYYKRLFEWEDKEFSFFVLIVYELFCFYLRLWAVPLIILLPFFYYRIFSRYRDNIYVTNDCSSDDGLEKEGNPFKTKFQEIHSMTFTIKNGIEFINSYGERIFNLVSFKVPFLSYVVMLLLIIASFVLYSIPFNYVLMGLGIYKFGRKYLHPDRVLNNDLVDFLSRVPDNEILKDWKELGVPEPSLEYTESSIKRSQSTSI; encoded by the exons ATGGATTCCATATTCAGAAACTCCACAAATAGACACCGAAATATACGCTT ATGGCGAACGAACTCATTAAGAAGTTTGCATAAAGTGAACCGCAATGAATCGTTGGCTCTCGTTTCAGCACCACCGACTAGG acaaaaaggaataataaaagttgGAATACAATTGTAACGATAATTCTTGTGGAAGCCAAAAGTCTTCCTCCACATCCAGACGATGGGGCATCACacaatgtttattgtaaatttaa aCTTGGTTCAGAGAAATACAAATCTAAAAGCGTGCCGAGCAGCCAACATCCAGAATGGAGAGAACGTTTCCAATTACATCTATACCAAGACTATGTCTTGAACATATCGTTACGTGATAAAGGAAGAATGAAAAATGATATGGGAAG CTGTGATTTAGATCTATCAAACTACGAAAAGGAGAGGAGTCACGAAATCTGGCACGAGTTGGACCATGGTTATGGAGCCATTCATATTTCACTCACCATGTGTGACATCAAGTCTTCTGGGAATGAAGAATCAGATAACTGTTTTAATAGACAC ggTATACTCACTCTGCCTAACGACTGGAACGTAGTAGGATTATTACATGTTAACGTAATTTGCGCCAAGGGACTTACAAGCAAACCAAATGCTTATTGCACCTTGCAAATTGACAATGAAAAGGTCGAGACACATAGAGCAGGTTCGAGCATTGAGCCGAGATGGAACAAATGCTATATTTT taaaatcTACGATGTTACATCAACGttggattttaaaatttacgacAATTCAGTCACTAACGTACTAAATGATTCGTTGGGTAAGGTTTCCATACCGTTATTGAGGATAAATAGCGGCATGACGAGGTGGTACGCCCTCAAAGACAAGAGCAAACGGAACAATGCTAGAGGAAACTGTCCCAGGGTGCTCCTGAAAATGGACATGGCTTGGAATCCA TTGAAAGCTACTCTCAAACTATTTCAAGCCAAAGAGACACAACACCTGAAGAAACCTGAGAAATTTGACTTCGCTCTTATATACAGCAATATGAAATTTGTGTCTAACCTTTTGGTCTTCACCGAAGATGTCAACGAATATTACAA GCGTTTATTCGAGTGGGAGGACAAGGAGTTTTCATTCTTCGTCCTAATAGTCTATGAACTATTCTGTTTCTATCTTCGTCTATGGGCGGTACctcttattatattactacCTTTTTTCTACTATAGAATATTCAGCAGATACCGAG ataatatttatgttactaaTGATTGCTCAAGCGATGATGGATTAGAGAAG gaaGGAAATCCATTCAAGACCAAGTTTCAAGAAATCCACTCAATGACGTTCACAATTAAAAATggtatagaatttattaattcgtaTGGCGAAAGAATATTCAA CCTCGTGTCGTTCAAAGTCCCGTTCCTGAGCTATGTCGTCATGTTGCTACTGATAATTGCATCCTTTGTTCTATATTCGATACCATTCAACTATGTTTTGATGGGATTAG gtatatataaattcggCAGAAAGTATCTGCACCCGGACAGAGTATTAAACAACGACTTGGTTGATTTCCTTTCTAGAGTACCGGATAACGAGATATtg AAAGATTGGAAGGAATTAGGCGTACCCGAACCGAGCTTAGAATACACAGAGAGCTCTATCAAGAGATCCCAGAGTACCTCAATTTGA